One Halorhodospira halophila DNA segment encodes these proteins:
- a CDS encoding cytochrome b/b6 domain-containing protein yields the protein MEQRTIYVWDPVVRGSHWLITLLFAASFFTAVIGEMPAHLWVSYLLTVVVLARIVWGFVGPPQARFSHFVPGPRALMAHLRAMSTGEDRRYLGHPPQGGVMAVILLLGLVIASVSGMMLPALDRGAGPLGFLYGAQLPGELISDVHIVSSYTLLALVGMHILGVTLSGRREKQNLTAGMVDGYKRPSS from the coding sequence ATGGAGCAGCGCACCATCTATGTCTGGGACCCGGTGGTACGTGGCAGTCACTGGCTGATCACGCTCCTGTTTGCGGCCTCGTTCTTTACCGCTGTGATCGGCGAGATGCCCGCCCACCTGTGGGTCAGTTACTTGCTGACCGTGGTCGTGCTGGCGCGGATCGTCTGGGGATTCGTCGGGCCGCCACAGGCGCGTTTCTCGCACTTCGTGCCGGGGCCGCGTGCGTTGATGGCGCATCTGCGTGCGATGAGCACCGGAGAGGACCGTCGCTATTTGGGCCATCCGCCGCAGGGCGGTGTGATGGCAGTGATCCTGCTCTTGGGACTGGTGATCGCGTCCGTATCAGGCATGATGCTGCCAGCGCTGGATCGCGGCGCGGGTCCGCTTGGGTTCCTATACGGGGCGCAACTGCCTGGGGAGTTGATCTCGGATGTGCACATCGTGAGTTCTTATACACTGCTGGCCCTGGTCGGCATGCACATCCTCGGCGTAACGCTCTCCGGTCGGCGTGAGAAGCAGAACCTGACCGCTGGTATGGTCGATGGTTACAAGCGCCCGAGTAGCTGA
- a CDS encoding SDR family oxidoreductase has translation MKWQDNDLVLVTGGGSGLGRALVRGLARDGAQVLTVGRRAEPLGETASVAPERIRTLSADIANPEDRARIVDAAQGWRVRAVVHNAGLLDPVGPLREVDLEAWRQAMAVNVEAPVFLTQGLLPRMERGSRILHISSGAAHKPSMGWGAYCTSKAALFMIYQVYRDELWRDGILVGSVRPGVVDTPMQDHIRTQTPERFPAVDRFIKLKQNGQLHTPEDAADFVQWALLETGDKQFIEQEWNISDEDHAQRWRETRQV, from the coding sequence ATGAAGTGGCAGGACAACGATCTGGTCTTGGTAACCGGTGGCGGTAGTGGCCTAGGCAGGGCCCTGGTGCGCGGACTCGCCCGGGACGGGGCACAAGTGCTCACGGTAGGGCGGCGTGCCGAGCCGTTGGGTGAGACCGCCAGTGTCGCTCCTGAGCGCATCCGCACGTTGAGTGCAGATATTGCCAACCCGGAGGATCGCGCCCGCATTGTTGATGCTGCTCAGGGGTGGCGAGTCCGCGCCGTGGTCCACAACGCCGGTCTGCTAGACCCGGTGGGACCGCTCAGAGAGGTAGACCTCGAGGCCTGGCGACAGGCCATGGCCGTTAACGTCGAGGCTCCGGTCTTTCTCACCCAGGGGCTGTTGCCGCGCATGGAGCGGGGCAGCCGTATCCTGCATATCTCCTCGGGAGCGGCACACAAGCCATCGATGGGGTGGGGGGCCTACTGCACCAGCAAGGCCGCGCTGTTCATGATCTATCAGGTCTACCGGGACGAATTGTGGCGGGACGGTATCCTGGTGGGGTCCGTTCGCCCGGGTGTCGTGGATACCCCGATGCAGGATCACATCCGGACCCAGACGCCGGAGCGCTTCCCGGCCGTAGACCGATTCATCAAGCTCAAGCAGAACGGCCAGCTCCATACTCCGGAGGACGCCGCCGACTTCGTCCAGTGGGCGCTGCTGGAGACAGGCGACAAGCAGTTCATCGAGCAGGAATGGAACATCAGCGACGAGGACCACGCCCAGCGCTGGCGTGAGACCCGACAGGTCTGA
- a CDS encoding NAD(P)-dependent oxidoreductase, with the protein MADPLECYPRTRPEALLPRLEPAEAAIVNKVVIDAEALARLPNLRLIAVAATGTNNVDLDAARERGVTVANCRGYGTTAVAQHTLAMILNHFTRIPAATARVRAGEWCSSAHFSLIDSGQREISGRCLGILGYGTLGQRVAAYAEALGMKVRVAERPAAATCRSGRVPFYDLLPEVDVLSLHCPLTETTAGVIDAQALRLMRRDALLVNTARGGLIDEPALAAALRNGEIGAAALDVLTKEPPPPEHPLLAADLPNLAVTPHSAWSALEARQRIVGQLRDILAAFAAGEVPPNQVVGPDNDP; encoded by the coding sequence GTGGCTGATCCACTCGAGTGCTACCCCCGGACCCGTCCCGAGGCGCTGCTCCCCCGGCTCGAACCCGCCGAGGCGGCGATCGTCAACAAGGTCGTCATCGACGCTGAGGCCCTGGCCCGTCTTCCTAACCTGAGACTGATCGCGGTGGCGGCCACGGGCACCAACAATGTAGACCTGGACGCGGCCCGCGAACGGGGGGTCACCGTCGCGAACTGCCGGGGCTACGGGACCACTGCGGTGGCGCAGCACACGCTGGCCATGATCCTCAACCACTTCACGCGGATCCCCGCGGCCACGGCGCGGGTCCGGGCGGGGGAGTGGTGCAGCAGCGCCCATTTCAGCCTCATCGACTCCGGTCAGCGCGAAATATCCGGCCGGTGCCTGGGCATTCTCGGCTACGGCACCCTGGGTCAGCGGGTGGCGGCTTATGCCGAGGCCCTGGGCATGAAGGTCCGCGTAGCGGAACGGCCCGCAGCCGCGACCTGTCGCAGTGGCCGTGTGCCGTTCTACGACCTGTTACCCGAGGTGGATGTCCTGAGTCTACATTGCCCGTTGACGGAAACGACGGCCGGAGTCATCGACGCGCAGGCCCTGCGGCTGATGCGCCGCGATGCTTTACTGGTCAATACCGCTCGTGGGGGCCTGATCGATGAGCCGGCGCTGGCAGCGGCGCTGCGTAACGGGGAGATCGGTGCAGCGGCACTGGATGTTTTGACCAAGGAACCACCGCCACCGGAGCATCCGCTACTGGCTGCGGATCTACCGAATCTGGCGGTCACTCCGCATAGCGCATGGTCTGCGCTGGAGGCACGACAGCGCATTGTGGGGCAACTACGTGACATCCTGGCGGCCTTTGCAGCCGGAGAAGTGCCACCGAACCAGGTCGTCGGCCCGGACAACGACCCGTAA
- the mobB gene encoding molybdopterin-guanine dinucleotide biosynthesis protein B — translation MPPGCGHCPPPPEDALQQAARLPALRPVIAVTGYSGAGKTTLLTGLVARMRRGGWSPAVVKHAHHGFDMDRPGKDSYRAREAGAEQVLVVSARRWALLTETPTAERDEDLLVRRLQAIDPERADVIIAEGFRHSGAGQLLVHSQRTGTDRPDFRAPGILGVATDEPQAVPSGLPCLDLDDQAAIAAFVEQCIHGIIARTDGNPAPHY, via the coding sequence ATGCCGCCAGGCTGTGGACACTGCCCGCCCCCTCCGGAAGACGCCCTGCAGCAAGCGGCACGCTTGCCGGCCCTCCGGCCGGTTATCGCCGTCACCGGGTACTCGGGGGCGGGCAAGACGACCCTGCTCACCGGGCTCGTGGCGCGGATGCGTCGCGGTGGCTGGTCCCCGGCCGTGGTCAAGCATGCCCACCACGGCTTTGACATGGATCGTCCGGGCAAGGACAGCTATCGGGCTCGGGAGGCCGGCGCCGAGCAGGTTCTGGTGGTCTCCGCTCGGCGCTGGGCGCTGTTGACCGAAACCCCGACTGCCGAGCGGGATGAGGATCTGCTCGTCAGGCGGCTTCAGGCCATCGACCCTGAACGGGCTGACGTCATCATCGCCGAGGGATTCCGCCACAGCGGTGCCGGGCAACTGCTGGTCCACAGCCAGCGCACCGGGACCGATCGCCCCGATTTCCGGGCACCCGGGATACTCGGTGTCGCCACCGATGAGCCACAGGCTGTGCCTTCGGGGCTGCCCTGCCTGGATCTCGATGACCAGGCCGCTATCGCAGCATTCGTCGAGCAATGCATCCACGGCATTATTGCGCGTACTGACGGCAATCCGGCACCTCACTATTAA
- a CDS encoding propionyl-CoA synthetase → MSYQETYQESINDPEGFWLREARRLAWMTEPQAALAEDEQGRQRWFRGGRLNVAQLALDVHVDAGRGDQPALLYDSPVSGGKEQYTYRQLRDEVARAAGMLSDLGVGRGDRVVIYMPMIPEAVISMLACARLGAIHSVVFGGFAANELAVRIDDASPRVVLTASCGIEVDRVIPYQPLVNEALRRAEHKPERVIYVSRPQAGVEWDEERDLDWHTGLAGAAPADPVPVDATDPLYILYTSGTTGKPKGVVRDSGGYAVALNWSLGAVYDLHPGDVFWTASDVGWVVGHSYIVYGPLIRGCTTVVYEGKPVRTPDAGAFWRVISEYRAKAFFTAPTAFRAIKKEDPEARHLQRYDISCLENVFVAGERLDPPTYEWLSQTLQRPVIDHWWQTETGWPIVANPMGIQPMPVKSGSATVPMAGYDIRVLDDSGRELPAGEQGNLAIRLPLPPGCLPTLWNDEARFQKSYLERFPGFYDTSDGGFIDEDGYVYVMGRVDDVINVAGHRLSTGEMEEVIGDHPAVAECAVVGIHDDTKGELPVAFVVLKDGSDIDQERIESDLTGMIRNEIGAIASLRRVAVVQKLPKTRSGKILRKSIRTLAKEAREQVPTPSTIDDVSSLDEIADAIQAYNLGRHT, encoded by the coding sequence ATGAGCTATCAGGAGACTTATCAGGAGTCGATCAACGATCCGGAGGGGTTCTGGTTACGCGAGGCGCGGCGCCTGGCGTGGATGACCGAGCCCCAAGCAGCCCTCGCGGAGGATGAACAGGGACGACAACGCTGGTTTCGCGGAGGACGCCTGAACGTCGCCCAGCTGGCGCTCGACGTGCATGTCGATGCCGGCCGGGGCGATCAGCCCGCCCTCCTCTACGACTCACCGGTTAGCGGCGGTAAAGAACAGTACACCTACCGACAGCTTCGCGACGAGGTGGCGCGCGCCGCCGGGATGCTGAGCGATCTGGGGGTCGGCCGCGGTGATCGGGTGGTCATCTACATGCCGATGATCCCGGAGGCGGTCATCAGCATGCTCGCTTGTGCACGGCTCGGTGCCATCCACTCGGTGGTGTTCGGTGGGTTCGCCGCCAACGAGCTCGCCGTGCGGATCGACGATGCCAGCCCACGGGTGGTGCTCACCGCGAGCTGCGGAATCGAGGTCGACCGGGTTATCCCGTACCAGCCACTGGTCAACGAGGCCCTGCGCCGTGCGGAGCACAAGCCGGAGCGGGTGATCTACGTCAGTCGCCCGCAGGCCGGGGTGGAATGGGACGAGGAACGGGATCTGGACTGGCACACCGGCTTAGCGGGTGCCGCTCCGGCCGATCCGGTGCCTGTCGATGCCACCGATCCGCTCTACATCCTCTACACCTCGGGTACCACCGGGAAACCCAAGGGCGTCGTCCGGGACAGTGGCGGATACGCCGTGGCGCTGAACTGGAGTCTTGGAGCTGTTTACGACCTGCACCCGGGGGACGTCTTCTGGACTGCCTCCGACGTCGGCTGGGTCGTCGGCCACTCTTACATCGTCTACGGCCCCTTGATTCGGGGCTGCACCACAGTGGTCTATGAGGGCAAGCCGGTGCGCACCCCCGACGCCGGTGCCTTCTGGCGGGTGATCTCGGAGTACCGCGCCAAGGCTTTCTTCACCGCTCCTACCGCCTTCCGCGCCATCAAGAAGGAGGATCCCGAGGCGCGCCATCTGCAGCGCTACGACATCTCCTGCCTGGAGAACGTCTTTGTTGCTGGTGAGCGACTCGACCCCCCTACCTACGAGTGGCTCTCACAGACCCTGCAACGGCCGGTGATCGATCACTGGTGGCAGACAGAGACGGGCTGGCCCATCGTCGCCAACCCAATGGGTATTCAGCCCATGCCCGTCAAGAGCGGTTCCGCCACCGTACCCATGGCCGGTTACGATATCCGCGTACTGGACGACTCCGGCCGCGAATTACCGGCAGGTGAACAGGGCAACCTGGCCATCCGGCTCCCGCTCCCACCGGGCTGCCTGCCGACCCTCTGGAACGACGAGGCCCGCTTTCAGAAGTCGTATCTGGAGCGCTTTCCGGGGTTCTATGACACCTCGGATGGCGGGTTCATCGACGAGGACGGCTACGTCTACGTCATGGGCCGGGTGGATGATGTGATCAACGTAGCCGGCCACCGCCTCTCCACCGGCGAGATGGAAGAGGTCATCGGCGATCACCCGGCAGTGGCCGAGTGCGCTGTGGTTGGTATCCACGACGACACCAAGGGCGAGCTGCCGGTGGCCTTCGTGGTGCTCAAGGATGGCAGTGACATCGACCAAGAGCGCATCGAGTCGGATCTGACCGGCATGATCCGCAACGAGATTGGCGCCATTGCTTCCCTGCGCCGGGTCGCCGTAGTCCAGAAACTGCCCAAGACCCGTTCCGGGAAGATCCTGCGCAAGAGTATCCGGACGCTCGCGAAGGAGGCGCGCGAGCAGGTTCCCACTCCTTCGACCATCGACGACGTCTCGAGCCTGGACGAGATCGCGGACGCGATTCAGGCCTACAATTTGGGACGTCACACCTGA
- a CDS encoding zinc-dependent peptidase — translation MGWLRNWRRRRVARAYRLSPGAWSRAEAALPGLRRLDAAKRQRLAAVAAALVHEKRFEGLAGVTVDAQAIDTVALQAAVPVLELGLDWYAPWATVLLYPAGFIATHEYEDEDGIVHIEEGPLIGEAWEGGPLVLSLEDALEPEPGSSVVIHECAHKLDMGQGAVNGLPALPSGMAVEDWSAAFLPAFSTMETYAAEEGSDAAPLDPYAGQDPGEFFAVATETFFADPRRLRRSFPAVYEQLERFYGWSLG, via the coding sequence GTGGGATGGCTGCGTAATTGGCGCCGCCGCCGTGTTGCCCGCGCTTACAGGCTCTCGCCCGGCGCCTGGAGCCGCGCCGAGGCAGCGCTGCCCGGGCTGCGCCGGCTGGATGCTGCCAAGCGGCAACGCCTGGCAGCCGTTGCGGCTGCGCTGGTTCACGAGAAGCGCTTCGAAGGCCTGGCCGGCGTTACAGTCGATGCGCAAGCCATCGACACAGTGGCACTGCAAGCTGCTGTGCCCGTCTTGGAGCTGGGACTGGACTGGTATGCGCCTTGGGCGACCGTCCTTCTGTATCCAGCCGGCTTCATCGCCACCCATGAGTACGAGGATGAAGACGGCATCGTGCACATCGAGGAGGGACCGTTAATCGGCGAGGCGTGGGAAGGGGGCCCGCTGGTCCTCTCCCTTGAGGACGCCCTGGAACCGGAGCCGGGTAGCAGCGTGGTCATCCACGAGTGCGCGCACAAGCTGGATATGGGTCAGGGCGCGGTCAACGGGCTGCCGGCGCTGCCGAGCGGGATGGCCGTCGAGGACTGGTCGGCGGCCTTCCTGCCGGCGTTCAGCACGATGGAGACTTACGCGGCGGAAGAGGGGAGCGACGCGGCCCCACTCGACCCCTACGCCGGGCAGGATCCCGGTGAATTCTTCGCGGTAGCCACGGAGACCTTCTTCGCCGACCCGCGGCGGCTGCGCCGATCCTTCCCGGCGGTTTACGAGCAGCTTGAGCGGTTCTATGGCTGGTCACTGGGCTAG
- a CDS encoding TraB/GumN family protein encodes MPETTPCGPRKHINVNGTEFVLLGTAHISRASTEEVEREVAGGAYDAVAIELCESRLRAFREPDHLERMDLFQTLREGRGGLVMASLALGAYQQRLAEQLGVDPGAEMKAAAAGAERQGADLVLVDREVGVTMRRLYRNVPWWQRFGLIGGLIGSLASSQRISSEEVERLKQGDLLESTFRELAQSSRALYQPLIDERDRYMAARLLESAAGRYKRVLVVLGAGHLEGVARYLGQAWEDPGVEREALERVPPPARWPRYLAYLVAIVIISGFVIGFSRSPELGWTLVATWVLINGGFSALGAALAYGHPVTVAGAFLAAPLTSLNPTIGAGFVAAAIELTVRRPRVGDFRALRQHVAHWRGWWTNRVARTLLVFFFASLGSAIGTYLAGARIIERLIAA; translated from the coding sequence ATGCCAGAAACCACCCCCTGCGGTCCGCGCAAGCACATCAACGTTAACGGCACCGAGTTCGTACTCCTGGGCACGGCGCACATCTCCCGGGCCAGTACCGAAGAGGTCGAGCGTGAAGTGGCCGGCGGCGCCTACGACGCGGTGGCCATCGAGCTCTGCGAGAGCCGCCTGCGCGCCTTCCGCGAGCCCGACCACCTGGAGCGGATGGATCTTTTCCAGACACTCCGTGAGGGGCGTGGTGGGCTGGTCATGGCCAGTCTGGCCCTGGGGGCGTATCAACAGCGCCTGGCCGAGCAGCTCGGCGTGGACCCCGGGGCAGAGATGAAGGCAGCCGCCGCTGGGGCCGAACGCCAGGGCGCCGATCTGGTGCTGGTGGACCGGGAGGTCGGCGTTACCATGCGGCGGCTCTATCGCAACGTGCCCTGGTGGCAACGCTTTGGCCTGATCGGCGGCCTGATCGGCAGCCTCGCCTCCTCCCAGCGAATCAGTAGCGAGGAAGTGGAGCGGCTCAAGCAGGGGGACCTGCTGGAGTCGACATTCCGCGAGTTGGCCCAGAGCAGCCGGGCCCTGTACCAGCCACTGATCGATGAGCGGGATCGCTATATGGCCGCGCGGTTGCTGGAGTCCGCGGCTGGGCGCTACAAGCGTGTCCTCGTCGTGCTCGGCGCCGGACACCTCGAGGGGGTGGCGCGGTACCTGGGGCAGGCCTGGGAGGATCCGGGGGTCGAGCGCGAGGCGCTGGAACGGGTGCCGCCGCCGGCACGCTGGCCACGCTACTTGGCCTACTTGGTGGCCATCGTGATCATCTCCGGCTTCGTCATCGGATTTAGCCGCAGCCCGGAGCTGGGCTGGACTCTGGTTGCGACCTGGGTGCTGATCAATGGCGGCTTCTCGGCACTGGGAGCAGCCCTCGCCTACGGCCACCCGGTGACCGTGGCTGGCGCCTTCCTGGCCGCCCCCCTGACCTCGCTCAATCCGACCATCGGCGCCGGCTTCGTGGCTGCCGCCATCGAGCTGACCGTGCGGCGGCCTCGGGTCGGCGATTTCCGCGCCTTGCGTCAACATGTGGCCCACTGGCGCGGGTGGTGGACCAACCGGGTGGCCCGCACCCTGCTTGTATTCTTCTTTGCCTCACTGGGCTCGGCCATCGGCACCTATCTGGCCGGTGCACGCATCATCGAGCGGCTGATCGCCGCCTAG
- a CDS encoding peptide chain release factor 3, with product MQDVATEAAKRRTFAIISHPDAGKTTLTEKLLYYGGAIQMAGSVKGRKSKLHATSDWMAMEQERGISVTSSVMQFPYRERILNLLDTPGHGDFSEDTYRTLTAVDSALMVIDIAKGVEERTVQLMDVCRMRDTPITTFINKLDREGRDPVEVLDEVESVLRIRCAPVTWPLGMGRGFRGVYHLNLDQVRLFADGEVIQGLDNPRLDELFPGEVDEWREQIELVREASDSFDPEAYLAGRLTPVYFGSAVNDFGIRELLDDFVEHAPAPRSRDAGREVHADEGRFTGFVFKIQANMDPQHRDRIAFLRVCSGRFEPGMKLYQVRTGKSMKIPRATTFMASDRSHAETAAPGDIIGIHNHGTIIIGDAFTEGEPLHFTGIPDFAPELFRRVVLRDPMRMKALQKGLEQLCEEGATQLFRPLLGSDWIVGAVGTLQFDVAAYRLRKEYGVECTFEGVQVYTARWVTGDDPKMLERFRERNESALAWDGTGALAYLAPTRANLELTQERWPDLGFHATRDR from the coding sequence ATGCAAGACGTGGCCACCGAGGCAGCGAAGCGACGCACCTTCGCCATCATCTCGCACCCCGACGCCGGCAAGACCACACTGACCGAGAAATTGCTCTATTACGGGGGCGCCATCCAGATGGCGGGCTCCGTGAAGGGCCGCAAATCCAAGCTTCACGCGACCTCCGACTGGATGGCGATGGAGCAGGAGCGGGGGATATCCGTAACCTCCTCGGTCATGCAGTTCCCCTATCGCGAGCGCATTCTGAACCTGCTCGACACACCGGGGCACGGAGACTTCTCCGAAGACACCTATCGCACCCTGACCGCGGTCGACTCGGCCCTGATGGTCATCGATATCGCCAAGGGCGTCGAGGAGCGCACCGTGCAGCTGATGGACGTCTGCCGGATGCGGGATACGCCCATTACGACGTTCATCAACAAGCTCGACCGCGAAGGCCGTGACCCGGTCGAGGTTCTCGACGAGGTGGAGTCGGTCCTGCGCATCCGCTGCGCGCCGGTGACCTGGCCGCTGGGGATGGGCCGGGGCTTTCGCGGTGTCTACCACCTCAACCTGGACCAGGTGCGACTGTTCGCCGATGGCGAGGTCATCCAGGGGCTGGACAACCCGCGCCTTGACGAGCTCTTCCCGGGAGAGGTGGACGAGTGGCGCGAGCAGATCGAGCTGGTCCGCGAGGCCAGCGATTCCTTCGATCCTGAGGCTTACCTCGCCGGGCGCCTGACGCCGGTCTATTTCGGTTCGGCGGTTAACGACTTCGGCATCCGCGAGCTGCTGGACGACTTTGTTGAGCATGCCCCGGCGCCGCGCAGCCGCGATGCCGGCCGCGAGGTCCACGCCGACGAGGGGCGTTTCACCGGATTCGTCTTCAAGATCCAGGCGAATATGGACCCGCAGCACCGTGATCGCATTGCATTCCTGCGCGTCTGTTCAGGTCGTTTCGAGCCCGGCATGAAGCTCTACCAGGTACGCACCGGCAAGAGCATGAAGATCCCCCGCGCCACCACCTTCATGGCCAGTGACCGCTCCCATGCCGAGACGGCGGCTCCCGGGGATATCATCGGTATCCACAACCACGGCACCATCATCATCGGCGATGCCTTCACCGAGGGCGAGCCGCTGCATTTTACGGGGATCCCCGACTTTGCACCGGAGCTCTTCCGTCGCGTCGTTCTTCGGGATCCGATGCGAATGAAGGCCTTACAAAAAGGACTTGAACAACTGTGTGAAGAGGGGGCAACCCAGCTATTCCGCCCGCTACTCGGCAGTGACTGGATCGTCGGTGCTGTCGGCACCCTGCAGTTCGACGTGGCTGCGTACCGCCTGCGCAAGGAGTATGGCGTCGAGTGCACCTTCGAGGGCGTCCAGGTCTACACCGCACGCTGGGTGACCGGCGACGATCCCAAGATGCTCGAACGCTTCCGGGAGCGCAACGAGTCCGCGCTGGCCTGGGACGGCACCGGGGCGCTGGCGTATCTCGCCCCGACCCGGGCCAACCTCGAGCTGACCCAGGAGCGCTGGCCGGACCTGGGCTTCCACGCAACGCGGGACCGCTAG
- a CDS encoding DUF4168 domain-containing protein, with translation MKNQQWIKLPATAAALALVFSVSAQAQQDPGMGQQDPGMQQQDPGMGQQDPGMQQQEPGMEQQDPGMQQQDPGMAQPEPDQATFSSDQIERFVDAYLDIIDIQEQYTSEIEGTDGAEDARELQEQANDEMVAAIEDNGLSVPEYSEIANAMDMDPELRDEVSSKIHEREGG, from the coding sequence ATGAAGAACCAACAGTGGATCAAGCTCCCTGCCACGGCAGCTGCCCTGGCGCTGGTGTTCAGCGTGAGCGCCCAGGCCCAGCAGGATCCGGGCATGGGGCAGCAGGATCCCGGTATGCAGCAGCAGGATCCGGGGATGGGGCAACAGGACCCCGGCATGCAGCAGCAGGAGCCGGGCATGGAGCAACAGGACCCCGGCATGCAGCAGCAGGACCCGGGCATGGCCCAGCCGGAGCCTGACCAGGCCACCTTCAGCAGCGACCAGATCGAGCGCTTTGTTGACGCTTATCTGGACATCATCGACATCCAAGAGCAGTACACCTCCGAGATCGAAGGCACCGATGGCGCCGAGGACGCTCGTGAGCTGCAGGAGCAGGCCAACGATGAGATGGTGGCGGCGATCGAGGACAACGGCCTGAGCGTTCCCGAGTACTCTGAGATCGCCAATGCCATGGACATGGATCCGGAACTGCGCGACGAGGTCTCGTCCAAGATCCATGAGCGCGAAGGCGGCTGA
- the fabA gene encoding bifunctional 3-hydroxydecanoyl-ACP dehydratase/trans-2-decenoyl-ACP isomerase, with protein MVKQHSYNRDELLLSGHGRLFGPGNPQLPSPNMLMFDRITRINDDGGTYGKGEVVAELDIHPELWFFRCHFPGDPVMPGCLGLDALWQMVGFYLGWIGGNGAGRALGCGEVKFTGQILPDNRLVTYNVALKRVINRRLVMGIADGSVSVDGETIYEATDLKVGLFQNTGELNGA; from the coding sequence ATGGTCAAGCAACACAGCTACAACCGAGACGAACTCCTGCTCAGCGGTCATGGCCGGCTCTTCGGCCCGGGGAACCCCCAGCTCCCGAGCCCGAACATGCTCATGTTCGACCGCATCACCCGGATCAATGATGACGGCGGGACGTACGGCAAGGGTGAGGTGGTCGCTGAGCTGGACATCCATCCGGAACTCTGGTTTTTCCGCTGCCACTTCCCGGGCGATCCGGTGATGCCCGGCTGTCTGGGTCTCGATGCACTCTGGCAGATGGTCGGCTTCTACCTCGGCTGGATCGGAGGCAACGGGGCCGGTCGCGCGCTGGGTTGCGGCGAGGTGAAATTTACCGGACAGATACTCCCGGACAATCGGCTGGTTACGTACAATGTGGCGCTGAAGCGCGTGATCAACCGCCGGCTGGTCATGGGGATCGCCGATGGCAGCGTGTCTGTCGACGGCGAGACGATCTACGAAGCTACTGATCTGAAAGTCGGGCTCTTCCAGAACACCGGCGAGCTGAACGGGGCATAG